The following proteins are co-located in the Pseudomonas fluorescens genome:
- a CDS encoding di-heme oxidoreductase family protein, giving the protein MFRSLLHLSAIVLALSLTACDDAPRFTKAQPGEARAGGAATVNKRDQNAFSLPSANLAPSRRLDFSVGNSFFRSPWVIAPSTTTARDGLGPLFNTNACQNCHIKDGRGHPPLPDAPNAVSMLVRLSIPAPSSDLPAYAKLIEQLGVVPEPVYGGQLQDMAVPGVVPEGKVRVDYTPVNVTFKDGTRVELRKPALQITQLGYGPMHPETLFSARIAPPMIGLGLLEAISDADILKNTDPKTADKEAIVGRANQVWDDARHTTVLGRFGWKAGQPNLNQQNVHAFSGDMGLTTSLRPFDDCTEAQVACKQAPNGNGPDGEPEVSDNILRLVLFYTRNLAVPVRRDVNTPQVLAGKNLFYQAGCQGCHKPTFTTAANAAEPELANQIIRPYSDLLLHDMGDGLADHRSEFKASGRDWRTPPLWGIGLTQTVSGHTQFLHDGRARNLLEAVLWHGGEAQAAQQHVLSFNAEQRAALLAFLNSL; this is encoded by the coding sequence ATGTTCCGTTCGCTTCTTCACCTGTCCGCAATAGTGTTGGCCTTGAGCCTGACTGCTTGCGATGACGCCCCACGCTTCACCAAGGCGCAGCCCGGTGAAGCGCGAGCCGGCGGCGCGGCGACGGTGAACAAGCGTGACCAGAACGCGTTTTCCCTGCCCTCGGCCAACCTCGCTCCCAGCCGCCGCCTGGATTTCAGCGTCGGCAACAGCTTCTTTCGCAGCCCCTGGGTGATTGCGCCCTCTACCACCACCGCACGCGATGGCCTCGGCCCACTGTTTAACACCAACGCCTGCCAGAACTGCCATATCAAGGACGGCCGTGGTCACCCGCCGCTGCCCGATGCGCCGAATGCGGTGTCGATGCTGGTGCGCTTGTCGATCCCCGCGCCCAGCTCAGACCTGCCGGCCTACGCCAAGCTCATTGAACAGCTCGGCGTGGTGCCCGAGCCGGTGTACGGCGGGCAACTGCAAGACATGGCCGTGCCGGGCGTAGTCCCCGAAGGCAAAGTGCGGGTCGACTACACGCCCGTCAACGTGACATTCAAGGACGGCACGCGGGTCGAGTTGCGCAAGCCCGCCCTGCAAATCACCCAGCTCGGCTACGGCCCGATGCACCCGGAGACACTGTTCTCGGCGCGAATCGCCCCGCCGATGATCGGCCTGGGCCTGCTCGAAGCGATCAGCGACGCCGACATTCTGAAAAACACCGACCCGAAAACCGCCGACAAAGAAGCCATCGTCGGCCGAGCCAACCAGGTCTGGGATGATGCCCGGCACACCACGGTCCTCGGGCGGTTTGGCTGGAAAGCCGGGCAACCCAACCTCAATCAACAGAATGTTCACGCGTTCTCCGGTGACATGGGCCTCACCACGTCGCTAAGACCCTTCGATGACTGCACCGAGGCCCAAGTCGCCTGCAAGCAGGCCCCTAACGGCAATGGCCCTGACGGCGAGCCGGAAGTCAGCGATAACATCCTGCGTCTGGTGCTGTTCTACACCCGCAACCTGGCCGTGCCGGTACGCCGTGACGTCAACACACCGCAGGTGCTGGCCGGTAAAAACCTGTTCTACCAGGCCGGTTGTCAGGGTTGCCATAAGCCGACGTTCACCACCGCCGCCAACGCTGCCGAACCCGAACTGGCCAACCAAATCATTCGCCCCTACAGCGACCTGCTGTTACACGACATGGGCGACGGCCTGGCCGACCACCGCAGCGAATTCAAGGCCAGTGGCCGCGACTGGCGCACGCCGCCGTTGTGGGGCATTGGCCTGACGCAAACCGTCAGCGGCCACACGCAGTTTTTGCATGACGGCCGCGCCCGCAACCTGCTTGAAGCCGTGCTCTGGCACGGCGGCGAAGCGCAGGCGGCGCAGCAGCATGTGTTGTCCTTTAATGCCGAGCAGCGGGCTGCGTTGCTGGCGTTCCTGAATTCTCTATAA
- the gap gene encoding type I glyceraldehyde-3-phosphate dehydrogenase: protein MTLRIAINGFGRIGRNVLRALYTQGYRQDLQIVAINDLGDSSINAHLLKYDTVHGTFEAEVAHDQESLTVNGDRIAVSAIRNPAELPWAAHKIDVVFECTGLFTDRDKAAAHITAGARKVIISAPAKGADATVVYGVNHDILRQSHQIISNASCTTNCLAPVAQVLHRELGIESGLMTTIHAYTNDQNLTDVYHTDPYRARSATQNMIPSKTGAAEAVGLVLPELAGKLTGMAVRVPVINVSLVDLTVQLKKDATAEQVNALLKEASQHSKILGYNTLPLVSSDFNHNPLSSIFDANHTKVSGKLLKVLAWYDNEWGFSNRMLDNCLALCNAE from the coding sequence ATGACTCTTCGTATCGCAATCAATGGTTTTGGCCGTATCGGCCGTAATGTCCTGCGCGCACTGTATACCCAAGGCTATCGCCAGGATTTGCAGATCGTCGCCATCAACGATTTGGGCGACAGCTCGATCAACGCCCACCTGCTCAAATACGACACCGTGCATGGCACTTTCGAAGCAGAGGTCGCCCACGATCAGGAAAGCCTGACCGTCAATGGTGACCGGATTGCCGTCAGCGCCATTCGCAACCCGGCCGAGCTGCCATGGGCTGCGCACAAGATCGACGTAGTGTTCGAATGCACCGGTCTGTTTACCGACCGTGACAAGGCTGCCGCCCATATTACCGCCGGCGCGCGCAAGGTGATCATCTCGGCCCCGGCCAAAGGCGCCGATGCCACCGTGGTTTACGGTGTGAACCATGACATTTTGCGTCAATCCCACCAGATCATCTCCAACGCGTCGTGCACCACCAACTGCCTGGCGCCGGTCGCCCAGGTGCTGCACCGCGAGCTGGGTATTGAAAGCGGCCTGATGACCACCATTCACGCCTACACCAACGACCAGAACCTGACCGACGTCTACCACACCGACCCGTACCGTGCGCGCTCGGCGACCCAGAACATGATCCCGAGCAAAACCGGCGCCGCTGAAGCGGTAGGCCTGGTGCTGCCGGAACTCGCCGGCAAACTGACCGGGATGGCGGTGCGTGTGCCGGTGATCAACGTGTCCCTGGTGGACCTCACCGTGCAATTGAAAAAAGACGCCACGGCCGAGCAAGTCAACGCCCTGCTCAAAGAAGCCAGCCAGCACTCGAAAATTCTCGGTTACAACACGCTGCCGCTGGTTTCCAGCGATTTCAACCATAACCCGCTGTCGTCGATCTTCGATGCCAATCACACCAAAGTCAGCGGCAAATTGCTGAAAGTGCTGGCCTGGTATGACAACGAATGGGGCTTCTCCAACCGTATGCTGGATAACTGCCTGGCGCTCTGCAACGCCGAGTAA
- a CDS encoding YbaN family protein, translated as MTGKTQSTSKIAQLLFGLLAYVSLGIGLVAIVIPGLPTTEFILLAAWAATKSSPRLSAWLENHRLFGPILFNWRNGKIIARRAKVSATLSMLACAGLMLVMLDHGWPIYLAIAGMGLGNLWIWSRPERLATPV; from the coding sequence ATGACCGGCAAAACCCAATCCACCTCAAAAATCGCGCAGCTCCTCTTCGGCCTGCTGGCCTACGTCAGCCTGGGCATTGGGCTGGTGGCGATTGTCATACCGGGTTTGCCCACCACTGAATTCATCCTGCTTGCCGCCTGGGCCGCGACCAAAAGCTCGCCGCGCTTGAGTGCCTGGCTGGAAAACCACCGGCTGTTCGGGCCGATCCTGTTCAACTGGCGCAACGGCAAGATCATCGCGCGCAGGGCCAAAGTCAGCGCCACGCTGAGCATGTTGGCATGTGCCGGCTTGATGCTGGTGATGCTCGATCACGGCTGGCCGATCTACCTGGCAATTGCCGGTATGGGCCTCGGTAACCTGTGGATCTGGTCACGCCCGGAACGGCTCGCAACGCCCGTATAA
- the edd gene encoding phosphogluconate dehydratase: MHPRVIEVTERLIARSRATREAYLALIRGAASDGPMRGKLQCANFAHGVAGCGTEDKNSLRMMNAANVAIVSSYNDMLSAHQPYEHFPEHIKKALREVGSVGQFAGGTPAMCDGVTQGEPGMELSLLSREVIAMSTAVALSHNMFDAALMLGICDKIVPGLMMGALRYGHLPMIFVPGGPMPSGISNKQKADVRQRYAEGKASREELLESEMKSYHSPGTCTFYGTANTNQLLMEVMGLHLPGASFVNPYTPLRDALTREAAHQVTRLTKANGSFTPIGEIVDEKSIVNSIVALNATGGSTNHTLHMPAIAMSAGIILTWQDMADLSEVVPTLSHVYPNGKADINHFQAAGGMSFLIRELLEAGLLHEDVNTVAGKGLSRYTQEPFLVDGELIWRDGPIESLDETILRPVARAFSPEGGLRVMEGNLGRGVMKVSAVAPEHQIVEAPAVVFQDQQDLADAFKAGQLEKDFVAVMRFQGPRSNGMPELHKMTPFLGVLQDRGFKVALVTDGRMSGASGKIPAAIHVNPEAQSGGPLARVQDGDIIRVDGVKGTLELKVDAEEFAARTPATGLLGNNVGAGRELFAFMRMAASSAEQGASAFTSALETLK, encoded by the coding sequence ATGCATCCCCGCGTTATTGAGGTCACCGAACGGCTTATCGCCCGCAGTCGTGCAACCCGCGAGGCTTACCTTGCGCTCATTCGCGGCGCCGCCAGCGACGGCCCGATGCGCGGTAAGCTGCAATGCGCCAACTTTGCCCACGGCGTCGCCGGCTGCGGCACTGAAGATAAAAATAGTCTGCGCATGATGAATGCCGCCAACGTGGCAATTGTTTCTTCATATAACGACATGCTCTCGGCGCATCAGCCGTACGAACACTTCCCTGAACACATCAAAAAAGCCCTGCGCGAAGTCGGTTCGGTCGGCCAGTTCGCCGGAGGCACGCCCGCCATGTGCGATGGCGTGACCCAAGGTGAGCCCGGCATGGAGCTGAGCCTGCTGAGCCGTGAAGTCATCGCGATGTCCACGGCGGTAGCGTTGTCCCACAACATGTTCGACGCGGCGCTGATGCTGGGCATCTGCGACAAGATCGTGCCGGGCCTGATGATGGGCGCGTTGCGCTACGGTCACCTGCCGATGATCTTCGTACCGGGCGGCCCGATGCCGTCGGGCATTTCCAACAAGCAGAAGGCCGATGTGCGCCAGCGCTATGCCGAAGGCAAGGCCAGCCGCGAAGAACTGCTGGAATCGGAGATGAAGTCCTACCACAGCCCCGGCACCTGCACCTTCTACGGCACCGCCAACACCAACCAATTGCTGATGGAAGTCATGGGCCTGCACTTGCCGGGCGCCTCGTTCGTCAACCCGTACACGCCGCTGCGTGATGCGCTGACCCGCGAAGCCGCGCACCAGGTCACCCGCCTGACCAAGGCCAACGGCAGCTTCACGCCGATCGGCGAGATCGTCGACGAGAAATCCATCGTCAACTCCATCGTGGCGCTCAATGCCACCGGCGGTTCCACCAACCACACCCTGCACATGCCGGCGATCGCCATGTCGGCAGGCATCATCCTCACCTGGCAGGACATGGCCGACCTCTCCGAGGTGGTACCGACCCTGTCCCACGTGTATCCAAACGGCAAAGCCGACATCAACCACTTCCAGGCAGCGGGCGGCATGTCGTTCCTGATCCGCGAACTGCTCGAAGCCGGTTTGCTGCACGAAGATGTCAACACCGTGGCCGGCAAGGGCCTGAGCCGTTACACCCAGGAACCGTTCCTGGTCGATGGCGAGCTGATCTGGCGCGACGGCCCGATCGAAAGTCTCGACGAAACCATCCTGCGCCCCGTGGCCCGTGCGTTTTCGCCGGAAGGCGGCCTGCGCGTGATGGAAGGCAACCTCGGGCGCGGTGTGATGAAAGTCTCCGCCGTGGCACCGGAGCACCAGATCGTCGAAGCCCCGGCGGTGGTGTTCCAGGATCAGCAGGATCTGGCCGACGCGTTCAAGGCCGGCCAACTGGAAAAAGACTTTGTCGCGGTGATGCGCTTCCAGGGCCCGCGCTCCAACGGCATGCCGGAACTGCACAAAATGACGCCGTTCCTCGGCGTCTTGCAGGACCGTGGCTTCAAAGTGGCGTTGGTAACAGACGGGCGTATGTCCGGCGCGTCGGGTAAGATCCCCGCCGCGATTCATGTCAACCCCGAAGCCCAGAGCGGCGGGCCGCTGGCACGCGTGCAAGATGGCGATATCATTCGCGTCGATGGCGTGAAGGGCACCCTGGAGCTTAAGGTGGACGCCGAAGAATTTGCAGCGCGCACGCCTGCCACGGGCCTGTTGGGCAATAACGTGGGGGCCGGTCGCGAACTGTTTGCATTTATGCGCATGGCCGCAAGCTCCGCAGAGCAAGGCGCCAGCGCCTTTACCTCTGCCTTGGAGACGCTTAAGTGA
- a CDS encoding RNA polymerase sigma factor, translated as MSQSRFNQVFLTQRVILLRTLQRMVNNPSTAEDLLQETYLRVTRALSERPIDHLEPFVYQTARNLALDHLRSRRIQARTLQEDVPLDVLQSVAAPISTPEDATQAEQLLEHLSVSLGQLSARQQQIFILSRLHGCSYQEIADQLQVSLSTVQKELKLIMAICVGVAERLDQP; from the coding sequence GTGAGCCAATCTCGCTTCAACCAAGTCTTTCTCACCCAACGGGTGATTCTGCTACGCACGTTGCAGCGGATGGTGAATAACCCCAGCACCGCCGAAGACCTGTTGCAGGAAACCTACCTGCGTGTGACCCGCGCCCTCAGTGAGCGGCCGATCGACCACCTCGAACCCTTCGTCTATCAAACCGCGCGCAACCTTGCGTTGGATCATCTGCGCTCGCGCAGAATCCAGGCGCGCACGCTGCAGGAAGATGTCCCGCTGGACGTGCTGCAAAGCGTCGCCGCCCCGATCAGCACCCCCGAAGACGCGACGCAGGCCGAGCAACTGCTCGAACACTTGAGCGTCAGCCTCGGCCAGTTGAGCGCCCGCCAACAACAGATTTTCATCCTCAGCCGCCTGCACGGTTGCAGCTATCAGGAGATTGCCGATCAGTTGCAAGTGTCCTTGAGCACCGTGCAAAAGGAACTGAAATTGATCATGGCCATCTGTGTAGGTGTGGCCGAACGTCTGGATCAGCCTTAA
- a CDS encoding FecR family protein has translation MTAPNKLRPHELAHEVLQDTAMDQALDWLIALQCPQPGQRAEFDAWLASDPAHPHAFSKAQAAWGGAPVYSAAVALAAPRKPTAWRRIKPHWKPIATAAVLLIGLFSFSNLPVRLQADHLTVVGERQRLQLDDGSKVLLNTNSAFSSSIKDQQRVARLYQGEAFFEVTPNRGLPLEIDAGPVRAHVRDTDFAVRYLNGEAQVQVQRGDVDLSNTFDDARVRLSAGESIRIGPKGFGQPAKLDASKELAWVQGRLVFENCPMSEVLAELRRYYPGWIVNNNDKLASTAVTGNYRLDQPLDVVRSLAHITSAKLSEYPALVILN, from the coding sequence GTGACGGCCCCGAATAAACTGCGTCCCCATGAGCTGGCTCATGAGGTGTTGCAAGACACGGCTATGGACCAGGCCCTCGACTGGCTGATCGCCTTGCAATGCCCGCAACCCGGGCAGCGCGCCGAATTCGACGCGTGGCTGGCCAGCGACCCGGCGCACCCGCACGCCTTCAGCAAGGCCCAGGCCGCCTGGGGTGGTGCGCCGGTGTACAGCGCCGCTGTGGCGCTGGCCGCGCCGCGCAAGCCGACGGCCTGGCGCCGGATCAAACCCCATTGGAAACCGATAGCCACCGCTGCCGTGCTGCTGATCGGCCTGTTCAGCTTCAGCAACCTGCCTGTTCGCCTGCAAGCCGACCACCTCACGGTGGTTGGCGAACGCCAGCGTCTGCAGTTGGACGATGGCTCCAAAGTGTTGCTGAACACCAACTCGGCATTCTCCAGCAGCATCAAGGACCAGCAGCGCGTCGCCCGCCTTTACCAGGGCGAGGCGTTTTTTGAAGTGACGCCCAACCGTGGCCTGCCGTTGGAGATTGACGCAGGCCCCGTGCGTGCCCACGTGCGCGACACCGACTTCGCCGTGCGCTATCTCAACGGCGAGGCCCAGGTGCAGGTGCAGCGCGGTGATGTCGACCTGAGCAACACCTTCGATGATGCCCGCGTTCGCCTGAGCGCAGGCGAGAGCATCCGTATCGGCCCGAAGGGCTTTGGCCAACCCGCCAAGCTGGATGCCAGCAAGGAGCTGGCCTGGGTCCAGGGCCGGCTGGTGTTCGAAAACTGCCCGATGAGCGAAGTGCTCGCCGAGCTGCGCCGTTATTACCCGGGCTGGATCGTCAACAACAACGACAAGCTCGCAAGCACCGCCGTCACCGGCAACTACCGCCTCGATCAGCCCCTCGACGTGGTGCGCTCGCTGGCGCACATCACCTCGGCCAAGCTTTCGGAATACCCGGCGTTGGTGATCCTGAACTAA
- a CDS encoding TonB-dependent receptor: MYSRFNRRSSSPVLSLLTAAILLASAPAMAATAAEPAARSHGQYSFSIEQQPLVSALNAFTAVTGWQIGLPAALGQGVSSPGVRGALSPEKALDRLLVGTNLSYRKLGNNSIVLEKRAAGSVLNLQQVTISATRNEQDVSSVPSTVTVQDRQALDRQNVNTLRELVRYEPNVSVGGAGTRASNAGYNIRGIDGDRILTQVDGVEVPDNFFNGPYAKTRRNYVDPEIVKRVEILRGPASALYGSSAIGGAVSYFTLDPDDIIKPGQDVGARLKTGYSSADDSWLTSGTVAGRVQDVDGLLHLSQRNGHEMESYDGNNATGLARTGANPEDARTTNVLAKLGWNYGDDNRLGLTYEKFKDDRDVNLKNAVGGPFTGGRGFNFYRARSGNDTITRERFGIENRFALDSPIADHIKTRLNYQIAKTDQTTAEIYQPSRRVLRTRETLYEEKQWVFDAQLDKAFSLGETDHQMTYGTTLKQQKVTGSREGAASCLAIGGGCTAIGAPSPSAGDSVKKSSDFPDPTINTYSLFVQDQITWNKWTFLPAVRYDYTQLKPKLTQEFLNTVDPNRIYDHSNAEKTWHRVTPKFGLTYALTDHYTWFGQYAEGFRTPSAKALYGRFENLNEGYTVEPNPNLKPESSKGVETGIRGNFDEGSFDIAVFYNKYRDFIDEDASVAGGTVQQFEANNIKHATIKGIEAKGRLNLDAFGAPQGLYTQGSVGYTYGRNDDNGEPLNSVNPLKGVFGLGYEQTQYGALVSWTLVKKQNRVDSTTFHAPDGSTSAPFKTPGFGIVDLTGYYKVTNDVTINGGLYNLTDKKYWNWDDVRSYDGVGEAGVTAPANLDRLTQPGRNFAINLIWDI; encoded by the coding sequence ATGTACTCTCGTTTCAACCGCCGGTCCTCTTCGCCCGTCCTGTCCCTGCTGACCGCTGCCATCCTGCTGGCCAGTGCGCCGGCCATGGCCGCCACCGCCGCCGAACCTGCCGCGCGCAGTCACGGCCAATACAGTTTCAGCATTGAGCAACAACCGCTGGTTTCGGCATTGAATGCCTTTACCGCGGTAACCGGCTGGCAAATCGGCCTGCCCGCGGCGTTGGGCCAGGGCGTGTCATCCCCCGGCGTGCGCGGGGCACTGTCGCCGGAAAAAGCCCTGGACCGGCTGTTGGTGGGGACCAACCTGAGCTATCGCAAACTGGGCAATAACAGCATCGTCCTGGAGAAACGTGCGGCGGGCAGCGTGCTCAACCTGCAACAGGTGACCATCAGCGCCACCCGTAACGAGCAGGACGTCAGCAGCGTGCCAAGCACCGTCACTGTTCAGGATCGCCAGGCACTGGACCGCCAGAACGTGAACACCCTCCGTGAACTGGTGCGCTACGAGCCCAACGTATCAGTCGGTGGCGCGGGCACCCGCGCCAGCAACGCGGGCTACAACATTCGCGGCATCGACGGCGACCGCATCCTCACTCAGGTAGACGGTGTGGAAGTGCCGGACAATTTCTTCAACGGCCCTTATGCCAAGACACGCCGCAACTACGTCGACCCGGAAATCGTCAAGCGCGTGGAAATTCTGCGTGGCCCGGCCTCGGCCCTGTACGGCAGCAGCGCCATCGGCGGCGCAGTGAGTTACTTCACCCTCGACCCGGACGACATCATCAAGCCCGGCCAGGACGTCGGCGCCCGCCTGAAAACCGGCTACAGCTCCGCCGACGACAGTTGGCTGACCTCCGGCACCGTCGCCGGCCGCGTGCAGGACGTCGACGGTTTACTGCACCTGAGCCAGCGCAATGGCCATGAAATGGAATCCTATGACGGCAACAACGCCACCGGCCTGGCGCGCACCGGCGCCAACCCTGAGGATGCACGCACCACCAATGTCCTGGCCAAGCTGGGCTGGAATTATGGCGATGACAATCGCCTGGGCCTGACGTATGAGAAGTTCAAGGATGATCGCGACGTCAACTTGAAGAACGCGGTAGGCGGACCGTTCACCGGCGGGCGAGGCTTCAACTTCTACCGCGCCCGCTCGGGCAACGACACCATCACCCGTGAGCGCTTTGGTATCGAAAACCGCTTCGCCCTCGACTCGCCGATTGCCGATCACATCAAGACCCGTCTCAACTACCAGATCGCCAAGACCGACCAGACCACCGCCGAAATCTACCAGCCATCGCGCCGTGTATTGCGCACCCGCGAAACCCTGTACGAAGAAAAACAATGGGTGTTCGACGCACAGTTGGACAAGGCGTTCAGCCTCGGCGAAACCGATCATCAGATGACGTACGGCACCACATTGAAACAGCAGAAAGTCACCGGCTCCCGCGAAGGCGCCGCCAGCTGCCTGGCCATTGGCGGCGGTTGCACGGCCATCGGCGCGCCCAGCCCCTCAGCCGGCGACAGCGTGAAAAAGTCCAGCGACTTCCCGGACCCGACCATCAATACCTACTCGCTGTTTGTGCAGGATCAAATCACCTGGAACAAATGGACCTTCCTGCCCGCCGTGCGCTACGACTACACCCAGCTCAAACCCAAGCTGACCCAGGAATTCCTCAACACCGTCGACCCTAACCGGATCTACGATCACAGCAATGCGGAAAAAACCTGGCACCGTGTCACCCCTAAATTCGGCCTGACCTACGCGCTGACCGATCACTACACCTGGTTCGGCCAATACGCCGAAGGCTTCCGCACACCGTCGGCCAAAGCCTTGTATGGCCGCTTTGAAAACTTGAATGAGGGCTACACCGTCGAGCCCAACCCGAACCTCAAGCCTGAGAGCAGTAAAGGCGTGGAAACCGGGATTCGTGGCAACTTCGACGAAGGTTCGTTCGATATCGCTGTGTTTTACAACAAGTACCGCGACTTCATCGACGAGGACGCCTCGGTTGCCGGCGGCACCGTGCAACAGTTCGAAGCCAACAACATCAAGCACGCCACCATTAAGGGCATTGAAGCCAAAGGTCGATTGAACCTCGACGCCTTCGGCGCACCGCAAGGCCTCTACACCCAAGGCTCGGTTGGTTACACCTATGGCCGCAACGACGACAACGGCGAGCCGCTCAACAGCGTCAACCCGCTTAAAGGCGTATTCGGCCTGGGCTACGAGCAAACGCAATATGGCGCGCTGGTCAGCTGGACGTTGGTGAAGAAACAGAATCGGGTCGACAGCACCACCTTCCACGCGCCTGATGGCAGCACCAGTGCCCCCTTCAAAACACCTGGCTTCGGCATCGTCGACCTGACCGGCTACTACAAAGTCACCAACGACGTGACTATCAACGGCGGCCTCTACAACCTCACCGACAAGAAATACTGGAACTGGGATGACGTGCGCAGCTACGACGGCGTCGGCGAAGCCGGGGTTACAGCACCGGCCAACCTCGACCGCTTGACCCAGCCCGGGCGCAACTTTGCGATCAACCTGATCTGGGACATCTGA
- a CDS encoding biliverdin-producing heme oxygenase, translating into MTASPTAERPGLRSQRLNQITHAPHTQLDALVKAHAPFETQANFARFVVAQYLFQSELVALYNDPELIKIVPDLAERCRADAARLDLGDLDTEVPAPVAGAVKNPSKAEALGWLFVSEGSKLGAAFLIKRAVGLGLSETFGARHLGEPAGGRAEGWKRFTRTLDGLAFSAEEEAAVEKGAIDAFVRFTVLLEQAYATAPELA; encoded by the coding sequence ATGACCGCTTCCCCTACCGCAGAACGCCCAGGCCTGCGCTCCCAGCGCCTGAACCAAATCACTCACGCGCCGCATACCCAGCTCGATGCGCTGGTCAAAGCCCACGCTCCATTCGAAACCCAAGCCAACTTCGCCCGCTTCGTGGTCGCCCAATACCTGTTCCAATCAGAACTGGTAGCCCTGTACAACGACCCCGAATTGATCAAGATCGTCCCGGACCTGGCCGAGCGCTGCCGTGCCGACGCCGCCAGGCTGGACCTCGGTGACCTCGACACCGAAGTGCCCGCACCGGTTGCCGGCGCCGTGAAAAACCCGAGCAAGGCCGAAGCTCTGGGTTGGCTGTTCGTGTCCGAAGGTTCCAAGCTGGGCGCTGCGTTCTTGATCAAGCGCGCTGTGGGCCTGGGCCTCAGCGAGACCTTCGGGGCCCGCCACCTCGGCGAGCCGGCCGGTGGTCGCGCCGAAGGCTGGAAGCGTTTTACCCGCACCCTCGATGGCCTGGCGTTCAGCGCCGAAGAAGAAGCCGCGGTCGAAAAAGGTGCGATCGACGCGTTTGTGCGCTTCACCGTATTACTGGAACAGGCGTACGCTACGGCCCCTGAACTGGCGTAA
- a CDS encoding nitroreductase family protein: MQALDALLNRVSVPRLLEPAPTQAQRDVLFAAAMRAPDHGQLRPWRFLTVEGAAREQMGTLLAEAARLQDADAPQAAIDKAQNGPLRAPLVVVVIARLQDHFKVPKSEQLLAAACAAHGILLAAYALGIGAVWRTGELSYSAHVAKGLGLTADEEVIGFLYLGTPQNPPRTAPKEDLAPFVTAWTGL; the protein is encoded by the coding sequence ATGCAGGCTCTCGACGCTTTGCTCAACCGTGTTTCCGTGCCGCGTTTGCTGGAACCGGCACCGACCCAGGCGCAGCGCGATGTGCTGTTCGCCGCCGCCATGCGCGCGCCCGACCATGGCCAACTGCGCCCATGGCGTTTCCTGACCGTGGAAGGCGCGGCCCGTGAGCAAATGGGCACACTGCTGGCCGAAGCCGCGCGACTGCAGGACGCCGACGCGCCGCAAGCCGCCATCGACAAGGCCCAGAACGGCCCATTGCGCGCCCCGCTGGTCGTTGTGGTGATTGCCCGCTTGCAAGACCACTTCAAAGTGCCGAAGTCCGAACAGTTGTTGGCAGCTGCCTGTGCGGCCCACGGCATTCTGTTGGCGGCGTACGCTCTGGGGATTGGTGCGGTGTGGCGCACCGGCGAGTTGTCCTACTCGGCCCATGTGGCCAAAGGCCTGGGGCTGACGGCGGATGAGGAAGTGATTGGCTTCCTCTACCTGGGCACCCCGCAGAACCCGCCGCGCACTGCGCCGAAAGAAGACCTGGCGCCGTTTGTTACAGCCTGGACGGGTCTGTAA